Within Desulfobacter sp., the genomic segment TTACTTCCAATCCATGGCACATGCTTGCAATATCCACCTTGTTCAGGACAGCGCCTGGAAGATATGTCTCAAAATCCATGCATTGGGCATAGGCCATGCCCCTGTACCGTCTTGCATGGTGCCACGTGTCCAGGAAAAGCGCCGAAGGCGTATCGATAAGCCCTTTGAATTCAGGACGCCACAAACGGGCTCTTTGATGGTACTGGGTCAGATAAATATAATAACTCCAGGCCTCCGGCCCGACCCCAAGGGCATCCAAAATGGCCTTGACGGTCTTAAACCGCCCTGCACGGGCATCCAGTCGGAACTGATGGCGTGGCTGCCTCGGCCACCATCCCCGGTTCACCCACTCAAAAAACCGATCGTATCCTCCGAAGATCTCGTCCCCCCCATCCCCTGACAGAACAGTTTTGACCTGTGAACGGGCCAATCGGGAAAGATAGAATGTGGGAACTGCGGAACTGTCCCCAAATGGTTCTCCGTATTGAAGGATCAGTTCCGGGAGGACATCCAGCGCGCTGTCTCCCAGCACCTCATGACAGAATTCAAATCCGTAGTTGTCCGCCAGTTTTTTTGCCTGGGGCAGCTCGGAAAAACGAGATTCGTCAAAACCGATGGAAAAGGCTTTCAGGGTCCCTTTGGCATGGCGGCTGGCATAGTGGGCAACCAGGGAGGAATCCATTCCGCCGGAACAGAACAGGCCGACGGGGACATCGGAAACCATCGCCCGTCTGACGGCATTGCCCGCAATCTTTTCAAGCCCCTCAAGAATCTCATCACGCCTCATTTTGCTCTCAGAGAACCGGATGCGCCAGTATCTTCGGGGGGCATTCAGCGTGCCGTCAAAGGATACGCACATGGAATGGGCAGGCTGCAGCTTATACACATTCCGGTATATGGTATCGGGTGCAGGGATATACTGATACCGCAGGAAATAATCAATGCTCTGCAGCCGGCCCTGGGGCAGAGGCGCCTCCGGCATTTTTAACGCCTCCAATTCCGAGGCAAAGGCGAAGAAATCTTTTTCCCGCCGGTAATACAGGGGTTTGATGCCGGCATGGTCCCGGGCCAGGAACAGTTCTTGTCTTTGATAATCCGCGATGCAAAAGGCAAACATGCCGTTTAACCGGTTGACACAGTCTCTTCCCCAGCGCTGATAGGCGGCCAGCAGGACTTCCGTATCAGATGTGGTATAGAATTGTACGCCCTCTGCGGCCAATTCCCGACGAAGGTCCAAAAAATTAAATATCTCACCATTATAGCTGATGCACAGCGTCCCGTCATTATTGACCATGGGCTGGCCGCCGCCCATAATATCAATTATTGAAAGCCGGGCGTGGCCCAGGGCAACAGGGCCTTTTCTCCAGACATCCGATGCATCCGGCCCTCTATGGGATAAGGCACTGACCATCCGGTCAATCTCACCTGGGACCTCCCTCTGGCCGAACCTCACTATGCCTGCAATGCCGCACATTATTATGCCTCTGGTTTACTGGCCTCAATCACAGCCCAGTAACAATACAAATCTTGGGGTTCATAAGACTGCCAGGATTCATGAAGGCTATCCGGAGGGACGGCCCGTACCTCCCTTTGTATTATATTGACTTTAAAACCCAGGTCTTCCCAAAGGGAGCAGATATCGTTTATGCGCCAGAGGTTCGTCCCCCTGTCCATGGAGGCCCACTCTGCTCTCGAATACTTTAAAAAATCAAAATGGATATGTGTCATATCTTCATGATCCATAAAACCAATGCCATGGATCATTTTCCCCCCCGGTTTTAATACCCGGTAAAGATAATCGCTGACCCGGGCCACATGGCGGATATGCTCAAACACTGAAAAAGAAAAACAATAATCTATGGTTCCATCGGCAAGATCAGTTTTTTCGGCATATGCCTCAACAAAAGAAACCGACTTCAGGATGGCATCTAAGGACGCCATCCCGTTGATTTGCTCCCGGAACATTCCCGTTTCGTTCACCAGATGCACAGCCAATTCCCCTGCCAGTTCTATCCCTTCCATGGTATAGTTTACCGGTTCGCAGCAGATGCCTTGTGAAAAATGCATCCCCATCACGACTGAGGCGACCGGTGTCTTTCCAAAACCGACCTCAAGGAAACGGTCCCGTTTTTTGGGCAGGCGGACCAACAACGTCTTTAAAAAAAGAATCTGGTATGCCAGGGTCATTGAATCCTGAAAAACAAAAATCCTTTCAAGCACGCCGGAAAGCGTTTCCCAATCAGATATCTCCAAAAATTTCCTTAAAAACGAAACAGATAGGTTCCGGCCGGGACACGGTCGGTTGAACACCTCCGTGCAAAACGCCCTCAATACACCGGAAGGGGGCAAGTGCCTATTTTTCTCATATAGCGTCTGCCATAAAAATTCTTCTGTTGAAGCGCCCCTCCCATCCACAGCATGGACGCGGAGCCCGTTGGAAGCGGCGCCGGCAGCCGCTGGGAAAGAAAAGGGAGACAAGGGTTTGGCTGTGCCGGAAAACAACCACCGTATCGCTCTTAGGTTGATAACCAGAAAAAATTCTGCTTCCACGCCCTGTCCCGGGTATACCATGTCATAGCCGTTTTTCTGCATTCTTGTAACGGCGGCTGAAACTTGCCCTGGATCGACACGGTAGGCATATGGCGTCAGGACAATATAAAGGGCCTCTCCTTTCCGGTCCGCACTTTCCATAAGTCTTGCCTGGGGCGAATCCTGCATGGAAATGCATATCTCAAATGGCCAGTTCCTTAGACATTCAATAACAGGTGCGGGGGTATAATGGGGAACGGATATAATGGTATCGGTTACATTATTTTCCTTGATAACCCTGTCCAGAATCTCTGGAAACACATACCGGCCGCTTATCTCAAGTAAAAAAGGATCACATTCGTCCATTGGCCTGGCAAGCACAATTAATTTGGTCTGCACCCTCATATTTATTGTCCCTGAATGATTCATGCCCCCATTTTGAATAAAAAAATCATGTATGATACCCAACCGCCCTTTTTTCTCACAGGACATCCGGAAACTGTGCAAATAAAAGTTAGGGGAATAAAGGCATCAACGCATTATGCCAGACCTTATACCCGTTGGTGTTTAAATGAAGGCCGTCCCGGGTGAATCCGGATTGAAGATAGCCCTGGACCGACAGGATGCGGTTCAGATCAAGAAAAACCAGTTCCCTCTCCAAGCAATATTTTTTCAGGCCGTCATTCAGCCCATCGACTTCCCGGTTAATGGTGGCAGCGCCCGCCAGAGACTGATAAAAAGAAGACAGATACAAGGTGGACTGAATAATGGGTTTGGCCCCGGCCCCAATAAGTCTATCCAAAATATTAAGGTATACCTTCAGCACCGCCGAATGAACTCTGCCCTGGATTAAATCGTTTATCCCCGCCATGATAAAAACGGCTTGGGCAGATGCTCCCAATACAGTGTCCAGCCCATCCTGAATATCCATCACCGTAGCCCCGTCACACCCTTTATTGATAATATGAAATCGATCCCCCCCGGTGCTGAATTGTAAACCGGATGTCAGCGAATCCCCCAGCATGATTATCCCTGCGCCCCCCCTGTCGGGTTTGGTGTACCCTGCGGATAGATTGTCCTGGGATGAAATGCTCACAGGGGGATGGGACTTCGGGTCTTGATTGTCCCTAAACATATAACAAAAATCTTGTCCAGGAATTGCCCTGCGGACAGCATCATAGTGCAAGGGGCATGTGCATACAAAGACCAAATCTGTGTTCCCTGAAAAAGAATCAGGGAAAATATGGGGAATCTCTCCCAAATAAGGAAAAGGGATGTTCCGGTCTATCACGCCTTGGACACAAACCATATCCATGGCTCTGAGAAAGCTATAAGCGATGCATCCGCTGATGTTGCCACCATAGATATAAACGCTGACATTCCGATTGAATTTGGTTTTAACCCAGTTTTCAAAGGCCGCAAATTTCCCGTGGAGATCATTGCTTCTGGTTTTATAATCCTCCAGCCAAGCAGGAGGATTGACATAATCCAAATCCAAGGAAAACGCCTCGCTATAAGATTGTATCGATTTCGATGTCATCTTTATTTTTTGGAAGGCCCTCTCCCGACAATGCTTTCAATATAATGGGGAATAGAATCAAATACAGGCTGATCAGTCCTGGAAACAATGGATGGACTCAAAAGCAAGAGCATGACCAGTCTGAAAAAATGAATCACCGCTTTGAGGAAGCAGATATGTTTTGCCCTTCCGGCAAACCTGAAAAACATTGATTCAATAAAACTCAGATGCCTTTTGGACCTTGCCTGCATTTCATCCAGGGTTCTGGCCGCATTGTCACCAATCCGTTTGTGCAGCGCTTTAGACTCCAGCAATGCCCATAGGGCATCGGTAACCTCTTGGGCGTCAAGCTCCACACAATAGGCATTTTCTCTATGGATGATCACATCCCGGTAGTTTTCAAGGTTGGCCATAATCATCGGGGTATTGCATGCGGAGGCTTCGAAAAAAGACCGGGGCATCCCATCAGACGAGGGTATAGATACGGCCACATCGGCACACCCGTATAAAGCTGGAATATCCTCGTCCGCCAGTTCAGGAAGTATGACCACTTTGTCTTCGATTCCAAGGTCTGTTATGAGATTCTCAATCTGTTTTTTATACCGGGGATCGACATAAACGGTGGACAACAGCAGCGACGCTTCAATCCTCCGGCATATTCCCGCGAAGCCTCTGACAATGATATCGATATTGTAAATCGGAAACATTCCCCTGGGGCTTAGGACAATTTTGGCATCTTCCTTTATCCTGTATCGTTTTCTGAACGTATCCTCCCTGCGGCGGCCTGGCAAAAAACGGGAATTAACCCCCCAGGTGAATGTCGTTATTCCCCCTTTTCTCCCCATTTTCCCAACGGCGTTCTTCAGATAATCAGATTCAGCCAAAACCCAGTCCGCCCGATTGAGGAGGCTGGCCGTGAGGCGGCGTTCAAGCCGAGAGGGGCCGGTCTGTTCAAAGAGCACATCCCCGCCCATCACGCTGACCACCAGAGGTCTGCTGCAGGTGGCGGCCATCCAGTTCCAGAGACCGGCTGCGTAGTGCACCATGATGATATCCGGATCAAACCGTTTCACCAGGGAATAAAACCCAACCATCCGTGACAGGGCAATGGTCCGGTACATCCCGCCCAACGGCAGGCCTTTTATGATCAGGCTATCTACGCCGGGGATGGTGTAGTCCGGGGTATTGGTGACCAATGCCACCTGATGCCCGAGCCGGGCAAAGCATTGCACCCTGTCATAAAGATGAGGCGCAATCACCGGACCGATCACCAGTATTCTCATCTTTTTTGACATTATGGGTTCAATCATCTCGATCCGGTCCCCATGAGCTCAAAAATCATGGCCTCATAATTTTTGACCTTAGCTTTCCATGTCCATCCGTCTATAATCGACTTCCGGGCATTGGCCCCAAGCCTTTTGATATCGGCATTAAGAATTGATTCGATGCCATCCCTGATCCCCGTTATGCTCCGATCAATAAAATATCCGTTCTTTCCCGGAGATATCACTTCAGGCATATTCCCCACCCGGGTGGTCAACACCGGCAGGCCGCACGACAGCGCCTCCAACGCCGTATTCGGAGTTCCCTCGGTTTCTGATGCACAGATGTAAAACCCGGCCCTGTGATAATAGCGGTCCCTGATAAGATCGTGGGATATGATTTTTGATGTGTCCCCGTCCCGGGCGTCCACATTTTTAAAAATCAAGGAAACACCGGCCTGGATGCAGGCAGCCCTGATCAAGTCAAGCCCCTTATTGCCGACGGAGCAGGCATTGCCTATCCAACAGGCGGTTGTACTTTTTTCAACCTTGTCGCCGGGGTAAAAAAATGTTTCATCCACCCCGTTTTCACAGCAATAAAACCGCCCCTTCCCCTTGGCCTTGTTAAAGGCAGTAAGGTTGTTCACAAGGCCCGCCAGGCAGCCGTGGGCTTCAACGGCCACGAGGAGTTCGTCAAGGTATTCGGTGATGGTGGTGCTGGTCCCAAGGACAACTTTAGAACGATAAGGGGCCGGAACAAAATGGATCAGGGAGCACTCAAACAAAATAATCAGGTCATAGGGGGCATAATCGACCCTGTCCTTATAACCGGCGACATCCACCCGGATATCTTCATGGATGAATCTCTGAATATTTCTTGCACGGTACCACCAGGCCCAGCCTTTTACGTCGTATAAAATAATAACGCTGATCTTCAAAGTCTTACGGTTCCTGCCATTGGATGAGCCAATGCAATGCTAAAGCGTTTTATCAGTCCAGGGCGGTGTCCAAAACGGGAACACCTTTACCCCATGGTTTGTTTGATCATATACCCGCTGGGGCAGTACGCCCACGGGAAACGGCGGATTTCACAATTCATTCCGTTAAAGAACTCCAGAACCGCCCGGGTCTCACCGGGGAATTCATTGTAGCCGAATTCATCGAACACGATAATCCCTCCGGGCACCACCTTTTTATAGAGTTGCTCCAATGTATCCAGGGTCGGCTGGTACAAATCAAGATCCAGGTAAAGCATGGCCACGACAAGTCCCGGATGGGACTGGACAAATTCGGGGATGGTTTCGCACACATCACCCTGGATAATATGGATCCGGTCCCCTTCAGGCGACTGGGAGCGGAAGATATCCAGATCCCGGAAAAACTGATCTTTATTAAAAGTGGCAACGCCTCCTTTTTTCATGTCGCGCCACTGGCCTTGTGATTGATCCTTTTCAGAAATTTCCGGAAACCCGGCAAAGGTATCAAAACCGTAAAGATGGCGATCCGATACAACCGGTGCAGTTCTTCCCTTTGGCCCGAAGATTTCCATTAATCGGGCGAGGAAAAAAAATGTCGCCCCATTCCGCACCCCCAATTCAAGGACAGATCCCGGCAGATCGATTGTTTTCCGGTACAATTCCGTTATTGCTATCTGGCGGGCAACAAAGTCGGTCCTCAAATGCATGGCATACTTCTGCATTTCAAAGAAAAAATCCCTTTTTTCATTATTTTTTTCATCCAAGATGATCATTTGACCTCCCGCCTTTCCTTATTTTTTTTAAATGCATCCAGGGCGATGGGCAGCCTGGGCGCATTTGAGATGACACTATGCCAATCTTCGAAATAAATACGGTCCTCCGCAGCCGGACAGACAGCCAAGCCTGAAAAAGGATAATGGTCCAGCATCCTTTGGTGAATTTCCTCCAGGGGCTCCGCCATAACATTCCCATAGCTAAGGTGGATGAATGGACAGGGAAGAACATCTCCGTAAGGTGTGATGTAGATTTTGCGTTTTGCAGCCGGACACCCTCCGGCATCATGGTCCGTACGGACATGGGGATATATTGCCGTCAATTCCTCAAGATATTTCCTGTCCTCAGGGGTAAAGAGGTATTGGGGGCGATGCTGCCACCGTCCGGACACCGTGGCAATATTTGCCAACAGGATAATGTTCATCCGCCGGGTATACCGAATCACCTTTAAAGTGGCGGGAGTTCTTAAATTATCGTGGGTCAGCACCATGGAGGCCGACACCTGGACCCCTCCTTCCCGGATCCGGTTTAAATTGGACAAGACCCGCCTGTGCCAGGTATGCGGCACCCCCCGAAATCGGGCGTATTCTTTTGGATCCATCGTATCCAGGCTGATTGAGATGGCATTGATGCCCCATGCTTTCAATTTGCCGATCATGTTTTGGTTCAGCAGAGAGCCATTGGTTTGAAGCTTAATATGCCGCCGGTCCGGATCAAGGTAGGAAATCACCTTTTTTAAGTCTGCATTCAGCAACGGTTCACCGCCGGTCAAATTGATCCGGATCACATTCATCCGGTCAAATGCTCTGGATAACGAACGGTAATCCGCCACCCCCATCAAAGGACGCCCGGGATGCGTTAATGTGGCTGCCGAACAATGGACACAATTCATGTTGCAACGTGTCCCCACTGAAACATCAACGGTTAGGGCGGATTGAGTTCTGAATATGCGGTTAGACAATACACGGGCCCCCAGTCTAAGTTTAAATGGCTTCCCGTAATACTCTATCTCGTTTAAGAGCCGATTTAGTTTTTTCATTGGATCAGGCTTCCTCTCAAATGGACCGGCAAAGCCAGGTTCCCGGGCGCGAAAATCCGGAATCATCCTTTAAACAAGATTCCCGGCGTTTTACGGCCATGGCCAGAAGACGGCCCACGGGTCTTTTAAAAATGGAAATATCTGTCCGGTCAAACCCCGCATCAGCCAGCCATCGCCCCAGGGTCTCCACCGTGGGGGAAAACCAGTTCCACCCTTTTTCAAGGGTGCCGCCATATTCACAAAAAGCCCCTTCAATACCAGAAGATTTGGTTTCAATGATGAGACGGCCTCCGGGTTTTAAGTAGGCAAAACATATGCGCAGGGCAAGCAGGGGATCGGTGACATGGTAGATAACCCCGCTCAGGTAAACAATATCAAAGGTGCCCTGCCAGTTTTCATTATCAGAATAAAGGCTCTGGCGGCTCAGGTCTATAGAGGCTTGAACCACCTCAAAAAGCCGGCTTGCCGCCCGGGCGGACACAGGGTGTTCTTCCAGTGCCGTGACCGTTGCGCCCAGGCCGGCTAGCCCCAAGGCATCCCCGCCTGTCCAGCAGCCCACGTCAAGCACCGTCAATCCCTCTAAAGACTTGGGCAGGAATTGCTGTTGAAGACATTCTGCCAGAACTTCCAAATGCCTGTCATCCATGGCCCCCTGCCTGGAATATCCATGGCCGAAATCCTGGTTGTGTCCCCAGCAGAAAAACTGAACAAAACCGTTGCCATATGCATTATGCCAATAATCTGAGGGGGAAAACTGATCCGGGAACTCATTGTTTATCGTTTCATATGCCTTTTTTGCGGTTTCGGCATCGGGCAGCAGAAACCGGTTCACCGCATCCCTGACCAGCCTGAGGCAGTCATCAAGACCTCCGGCATCCATTGTGGGGATAAAATTATGACCCAATTGCCTGTTGCCGGCTTTGGGAATGGTGTCGAATTCCTGGGGAGCCGCCCGGTCATGACAGAAATCAAGGATGGCAGCCCCCTGTCCCGGCCTTGCATGGGGGGAAGGATCCAGCACGATCCTTTGCAACCGGTATCCAGGACAGCTTAAAAGCACATCCAAAAGCCCCTGGTACACCGCCGGGAGATCGGCGTGGTCAATGACGATCACAGCTTGGTCGGCCAAAATATATTGAAGGCTTGCCAGCAGGCTGAAGATGCTGCCCCTGTCCTTTTTTTCCGAGCTTAAAAACAATGCAATGTCACGGATATTGCCCCCACGCCCCTGACCGCCTAAGGCTTCCGCCGCTTTTATGGGATGGATAAACATATCATCCGGCAGCGCCAGTTCCCTTACCTTTTTCAATTGCCAGATGTCTTTTACCAGTTGTGAGGCGCTATCCTGGGCCCTGCCCATACAGATACCGGATATTTTTTCAATTTCCTCCATGACTTCCATTCCCTCTTTTTACTTTACCGCCTCAATGTTGAGGCTCATATGGAGTCCGTTCTCCTTATCCAGGTGTGGCAGGTATGCCTGGGAATAATCATCAATATCCCGATGCTCCGTGGCCCGCCAGTCCCACGGCCTGACTTTTGAGAACCCCGCCCGCTTGAGCACCAAGGTCAGATAGGCTTCATCAAACATGTTTTTATGGAAATCATATTGATCCCGCTGGCCGCCGCATATCAGCCCATGGAGCCCGGTGTCGCCGTCTCCCAGACCATGCTTCAGATAATAGGTAACAATGGCCCTGAAATCAGGAACTGCGATCCGTAAAATGCCATCGGGTGCAAGCACGCGCCGCCATTCAACCAGGACATCCAAGAACTCCCTGCGGGAAAAATGCTCCAGTACATGGGACGCATATATCAGGGATACGGATGCATCGTTAAAAGGCAGGGTTTCAATACGATGTTGGACATCCAATGATTCCTGGGGACAGATATCGATATTCACAAATCCGGGAATAAACCGTTTCCCGCACCCCAGGTGGAGTTTCAACGTCTTTTGGGCAGCATAGTGATCATTCATATAGCGCACGTTCCAATCACCTCCTTATGCAGACCCGCCTCAGCGAGCCGCTTCAAGCATGTCAATGGCATTTGCAAGCAGTTCATCGCAGTCAAGCTCATAGGTCATAAAGGATTGGTCGCACAGCGTTTCATCAACGGCTTCCACCAGGCGTATAGGGGACGCATCCCAGCGCATTCCCTGGATGAGTGTCCGGCCGTTTTTTTCTTCAACCGAATCCTTTAAAAACTCTTTTGGACCATAAATCAATTTAGGCATATCGGCGATTAAGGAAAAAATCACCCCGCCGCTGCATGGGCCGATATACAAATCACCATGGGAAAACCATGCAATGGTATCGTTTAAAGGTCGGTCCAGGGCCCAGAAAACCGGAACGTTACCGGAAATCTTTTCTTCGATCCGCCTGCACATCTCATCATAGGCATCTTTCCCATGCTGGGGACGAATCCCATCAAAAACCACACCTGCTCCGGGGAAACGCTCAGCCACTCCGTTCACCAGGTAAGCCAGACCGTTACCCTGTCCCACCCAGTTCCGGCTGTAATCGGCTCTAATGGTTATCACCATCAGCGGTGAACAGCCCTTGACCGCTTCCATTTCACAATGGCTCCTGTACGGGATCTCCTGGCGGCAATAAGCCACCCAGGCTTCTCCCACCTCTTTTCGGATGGGTGCACCGGATATGGCCAGCATACTGACGGCATCGCCTTGGATGCTATCCAGAAAAGGCTGTATTCTCAACCGTTTTTCATCCATGCCAAAGACCTTTGAAACCTGGATGCCGGTATCGGCCAGGCAGGATTGGACAAACCCGATTTTTGGAGAATCAATGACCTGCATCTCTTTAATCAAAGACGACCCTTCAGCACAGACCCTGGCAGCATTATACTGCCAGAACTCAATGCTGATATTTCCCCTCATTGCCTGGACGATGCACCTGACCTTCCCCGGTTCACTATTTAAATAGGCGTCCACTTCATCCCGATAGATAAATGCGGCTTCCTTAAAAGCGTTGACCAGGGCGGCAAGGGGATACCAGAAATTTTTTTCCGGTTTAACCCCGGATAATGAATAGAGGGCCATGATAATTTCCCTGCCGGGAAAATACAGGGCCATGGTTGAATAAAAGGAATGTGAAAGCACGTAAAATTCATCACAGCAGTTAAACCGAAAAAACACCGCAGTCTGAATGGGTGTTTCGCCGTGTACCACAAAGGAGTGTCTTGTTTGAAGGGGTTTACCGCAGAATGGGCAATTGTAATGTGCCTTCCCGGTTTTTAAAATGGCATGGGAAAATGGATCCAGTTTTTCGCCGGAATGGTATTTCTGATCAAGAATAATCCTGGTATCGATGCCTGAATGGCGAAACTGATTCTCAATGGTATTGATATTCTGATAATGGAGATAAAAAAAAGTGTAAGGCAGATCAAACCGTAGAACGGACAAGGGGTCCTCGGGGTCAAGGAGTTCCACCCATTTAATATCAGGAGACACCCGTCTTGCCCGGTCCTTTAACCTCAAGGTCCCATCGTCTCTTCCCATGGCAATAACCGCATCACACATGGACAGAAATACATCCGGATCACGGACAGGATTCATTCCCTGGTGAAATGTCCTTGAATCCGGCAAATAAACGCCGACCGGGATTATTCCCTTTAGCCTCCCGGCCAGGTTTGAACTGAACCGCCCAAAATCCGAGGGGCAAACGCCCACACGACAATCCTTAAGCATTTCTGCCAGGCGGGCCACCTTTTCCTCAATTAAATTTAATAACCTCATATGCCACCATCATTAATCTTGATCGATCCGTTCCATTATCACCCTGCCTTGTCCAAGAGATCAAAGGGGAGAGAATAATACCATGGAAAATATCTCATGAGTTCCCCCTTATCCAGTGACAGAATCCTTTTGTCATATACTTTAATGAAATAAGGGTAGCCTTTCTCCTGGGCACCAAAAGAGGCCTTGAACCTGTAAAGGCCTCTTTGGGAGTTCCAGGTCCCCCCGAAGTTCCACCGGCGGATGCCATGGGCCACGGCCCGGGCCATGGCGTGATGTATTAACAGGGGCAGGCCGAACAGGTTGGCCCGATCCGGTTCATATACCGGTACAAGATACTCTGCGGTATGTCCCCACAATGCATACAGCAGCCCGGCAAAGGGGATTCCCTGAAATTCGGCGACATCAATTCTGAATGGGCCTTTGGGAAACAGCTTATCAATGATGCCGTGAAAAAAAGCCCTGGGTTTTGCGATTCCATTTTTGGCGGCCATGCCCCTATTGTGGACATCCACAAACCAGTCCAGGTCATCCATACGAAACGGCCTGACGGTACTTCCTTTAGCAATGGCACTCCTTATATTTTGCCGTTTGGCGGGATGAAACAGGGATAAGAGTTCCGATTTGCTTTCAGGCAATTTGAGCACCTGGGCCATG encodes:
- the asnB gene encoding asparagine synthase (glutamine-hydrolyzing), which gives rise to MCGIAGIVRFGQREVPGEIDRMVSALSHRGPDASDVWRKGPVALGHARLSIIDIMGGGQPMVNNDGTLCISYNGEIFNFLDLRRELAAEGVQFYTTSDTEVLLAAYQRWGRDCVNRLNGMFAFCIADYQRQELFLARDHAGIKPLYYRREKDFFAFASELEALKMPEAPLPQGRLQSIDYFLRYQYIPAPDTIYRNVYKLQPAHSMCVSFDGTLNAPRRYWRIRFSESKMRRDEILEGLEKIAGNAVRRAMVSDVPVGLFCSGGMDSSLVAHYASRHAKGTLKAFSIGFDESRFSELPQAKKLADNYGFEFCHEVLGDSALDVLPELILQYGEPFGDSSAVPTFYLSRLARSQVKTVLSGDGGDEIFGGYDRFFEWVNRGWWPRQPRHQFRLDARAGRFKTVKAILDALGVGPEAWSYYIYLTQYHQRARLWRPEFKGLIDTPSALFLDTWHHARRYRGMAYAQCMDFETYLPGAVLNKVDIASMCHGLEVRPPLLDRELVEFASRLPMDLKYSGGGYGKIAVQKILENRAPDQCIKRPKMGFGIPRQKWMLPGTRGGEMVNDYLRGQSSPLNEWFSPSHIRWHIDMHSADQDNSHHLWLLLVLALWADCNKGIGFS
- a CDS encoding methyltransferase domain-containing protein; the encoded protein is MEISDWETLSGVLERIFVFQDSMTLAYQILFLKTLLVRLPKKRDRFLEVGFGKTPVASVVMGMHFSQGICCEPVNYTMEGIELAGELAVHLVNETGMFREQINGMASLDAILKSVSFVEAYAEKTDLADGTIDYCFSFSVFEHIRHVARVSDYLYRVLKPGGKMIHGIGFMDHEDMTHIHFDFLKYSRAEWASMDRGTNLWRINDICSLWEDLGFKVNIIQREVRAVPPDSLHESWQSYEPQDLYCYWAVIEASKPEA
- a CDS encoding glycosyltransferase family 4 protein, with product MIEPIMSKKMRILVIGPVIAPHLYDRVQCFARLGHQVALVTNTPDYTIPGVDSLIIKGLPLGGMYRTIALSRMVGFYSLVKRFDPDIIMVHYAAGLWNWMAATCSRPLVVSVMGGDVLFEQTGPSRLERRLTASLLNRADWVLAESDYLKNAVGKMGRKGGITTFTWGVNSRFLPGRRREDTFRKRYRIKEDAKIVLSPRGMFPIYNIDIIVRGFAGICRRIEASLLLSTVYVDPRYKKQIENLITDLGIEDKVVILPELADEDIPALYGCADVAVSIPSSDGMPRSFFEASACNTPMIMANLENYRDVIIHRENAYCVELDAQEVTDALWALLESKALHKRIGDNAARTLDEMQARSKRHLSFIESMFFRFAGRAKHICFLKAVIHFFRLVMLLLLSPSIVSRTDQPVFDSIPHYIESIVGRGPSKK
- a CDS encoding glycosyltransferase family 4 protein — translated: MKISVIILYDVKGWAWWYRARNIQRFIHEDIRVDVAGYKDRVDYAPYDLIILFECSLIHFVPAPYRSKVVLGTSTTITEYLDELLVAVEAHGCLAGLVNNLTAFNKAKGKGRFYCCENGVDETFFYPGDKVEKSTTACWIGNACSVGNKGLDLIRAACIQAGVSLIFKNVDARDGDTSKIISHDLIRDRYYHRAGFYICASETEGTPNTALEALSCGLPVLTTRVGNMPEVISPGKNGYFIDRSITGIRDGIESILNADIKRLGANARKSIIDGWTWKAKVKNYEAMIFELMGTGSR
- a CDS encoding class I SAM-dependent methyltransferase; this translates as MIILDEKNNEKRDFFFEMQKYAMHLRTDFVARQIAITELYRKTIDLPGSVLELGVRNGATFFFLARLMEIFGPKGRTAPVVSDRHLYGFDTFAGFPEISEKDQSQGQWRDMKKGGVATFNKDQFFRDLDIFRSQSPEGDRIHIIQGDVCETIPEFVQSHPGLVVAMLYLDLDLYQPTLDTLEQLYKKVVPGGIIVFDEFGYNEFPGETRAVLEFFNGMNCEIRRFPWAYCPSGYMIKQTMG
- a CDS encoding radical SAM protein, whose product is MNCVHCSAATLTHPGRPLMGVADYRSLSRAFDRMNVIRINLTGGEPLLNADLKKVISYLDPDRRHIKLQTNGSLLNQNMIGKLKAWGINAISISLDTMDPKEYARFRGVPHTWHRRVLSNLNRIREGGVQVSASMVLTHDNLRTPATLKVIRYTRRMNIILLANIATVSGRWQHRPQYLFTPEDRKYLEELTAIYPHVRTDHDAGGCPAAKRKIYITPYGDVLPCPFIHLSYGNVMAEPLEEIHQRMLDHYPFSGLAVCPAAEDRIYFEDWHSVISNAPRLPIALDAFKKNKERREVK
- a CDS encoding methyltransferase domain-containing protein codes for the protein MEVMEEIEKISGICMGRAQDSASQLVKDIWQLKKVRELALPDDMFIHPIKAAEALGGQGRGGNIRDIALFLSSEKKDRGSIFSLLASLQYILADQAVIVIDHADLPAVYQGLLDVLLSCPGYRLQRIVLDPSPHARPGQGAAILDFCHDRAAPQEFDTIPKAGNRQLGHNFIPTMDAGGLDDCLRLVRDAVNRFLLPDAETAKKAYETINNEFPDQFSPSDYWHNAYGNGFVQFFCWGHNQDFGHGYSRQGAMDDRHLEVLAECLQQQFLPKSLEGLTVLDVGCWTGGDALGLAGLGATVTALEEHPVSARAASRLFEVVQASIDLSRQSLYSDNENWQGTFDIVYLSGVIYHVTDPLLALRICFAYLKPGGRLIIETKSSGIEGAFCEYGGTLEKGWNWFSPTVETLGRWLADAGFDRTDISIFKRPVGRLLAMAVKRRESCLKDDSGFSRPGTWLCRSI
- a CDS encoding methyltransferase domain-containing protein gives rise to the protein MKLHLGCGKRFIPGFVNIDICPQESLDVQHRIETLPFNDASVSLIYASHVLEHFSRREFLDVLVEWRRVLAPDGILRIAVPDFRAIVTYYLKHGLGDGDTGLHGLICGGQRDQYDFHKNMFDEAYLTLVLKRAGFSKVRPWDWRATEHRDIDDYSQAYLPHLDKENGLHMSLNIEAVK